The Setaria viridis chromosome 9, Setaria_viridis_v4.0, whole genome shotgun sequence sequence GTAAAAACTTGTATAGGGAGCTAGAAGGTTTCATTTCATCCAATTCCGTCCAGTTCCCTGCCACGCAATAATGATATAACTTGTCTATGAAACTGTTAAATGAAATTGTGCATTGGAAGTCTTTTCATTCATCAACCTAAATTTCTTAGATGATGCGTCACTCttgaaaatattaaaataaaaccTCTCACTTTGGATGACCTAACCAATTAAGAGATGCCCCGCTATTAATTGTAGCGATCGAATTAAGCTGACCAGATGCTAAGCAAATGGGTATCTATATTTTTATGTAGATATACATAAGATGACGATAAATGTTTATGGTGATTTATAAGGATACAtgttcatatacatatacatacataagTGTATGCGTATTCGCCTATGTGATTTATAAGGATAGATGTTcatatgtgtatatataaatAAGTGTATGCGTGTTCGCCTACGGTGGTTTATAAGGATAAAtgttcatatacatatatatacatactacGTATATATACACACGTGTATACATATTTACTTATATTTAAAAAACAAAACCTCCAAGTTAACTCATGTGCCACTAGAGTAGCAGTACAAGTGTACAAACAGTGTCGCAACAAAAACTAGCCAAAAATCGCAAACGAGAACGAGATTTTCCCGAGAAGGGAAAGAGGGAAGGGCGCCCCGGCCCCGCGGTAAGCTCCCGGACCCGTTTGCTAAAAAAAGTGCGACCTCTTCACCGCGTCCGACGATCCCCCGCCTCGGTTCCCCCACCGCAATCCCTCTCTTCCCCGCATTTCGCAATGATCCGTGCAGCTGCAGTgccgcggcgcggaggagggtCCAGTGACCGGGGCCAAGATTGAGGGCGGCCATCACGCGCGTTCGAGCGAcgagcggcggaggaggcgagggcGGGGATGTCGCGGCTGAGCCAGCGCCGCGCCTCGGACCGGCTCGGCGAGCGGGTGGAGTTCAGGTTCTCCAACCTCCGCGCCGTCCAGGTGACGTGGAGATTTTGCGTTTTTCCCCCCTCATCACGCATTGCGTTTCAGCCGTTCGTGTGAGGTCTGTGCGATCGGTGGTTCCCGTCGCGAGAGCGGCTGCATTGGGGATTTTGAGCGATCCTTATTCTGGGCTAGGAAATCCGTCGTACATGATTGGTTAACCGCGAAGAGGTTCAggtttttttaattaaaaaatctGTATGCGGTGATTGGTGATCGTGCAATGGATCAGAAAATTGATTGATGGTATACATTGAATGCAATCTTAACGTGCATTGCTTGTCAGTAGGAAATGTATATGCACTTCATGCAGTGGAAAAAAGCTTCCTCCTTGGCGTTGTTGAGCGTGGTTCAGTTTAGCAATAAAGGTCACTGGTAGTTGTAATGATCAGTGGAAAATTCAGAACATATTATAAACCATGAGGCTATTTAAATGATCACTCTTCACTCACTCGAGATAATCAACCCCTCCTCTTGAATGGAATAGAACATAGTGGACGCATCTGTAGGTGGCACCATTTCCTTATTCTGtggggaggaatgtgcttccatGCCATTGCTAATTGTAATGGTCATGAAGTTTTATGAAGTTTAGAAATAGTAGCTCTGAACTTCCAATGAAAACATTGCAATAGTTTGAAGGTCGTTTGGAACTTTGATTGTACAAGGGGCCTTGACATTTTTTACTCAGTGGGTTGTACTCATTCTTCTTGGAAGTAGGCATGGTGGCACGAATCATAGCATACAAGTGAAACAGTACACGACAATTTTATTTGTTCCATGACAGTGACAAAGAAACACCATTCATATTTCATGCCTGTGAACTTAGTGTTTATTTTTCCCTAAAAAATGTATCTCGGTGCATTCTAGTGGTAATATTGGGTGATGTCCGGAAATGCTCAAGTTTATTGACGTGATTGTTTTAGGTGCTCAGCAGGTACCATTGTTAATGTTGTTTctaactgattttttttctttacaggtGCCAGTAGTATCTGACAGGCTGTTAATATCTATCATCTCAGTGGACACAGGAAAAACAATTGCCAGGTCCAGTAAAGCTGCCGCTCGAAATGGAATCTGTCAATGGCCTGACTCCATCCTGGAATCACTTTGGTTTTCTCAAGATGAAGCATCAAAAGAATTTGAGGATTGTCAGTGCAGGATTGCTGTTTCCATGGTATAGTACTGTTGCTAGTACTTGTGTTTTCTGTAAGTTTTCTATTGGATTTCTGTCTACTATACTACTGTGGTACTTGCAAAACATCTCCTATTACAGGGATCAACAAAATCTGGTATTCTCGGGGAAGTTTCCCTGAACCTGACTAACTATCTGGGCTCAGTAGACCCAACTGCAATCTCGTTGCCATTGAAGAAATGCAATTCTGGAACAGTTTTACAGGTTGATCTCGATAGCTTTGTCTTCTTTTCCAAATAAGAGAATTCCAGAAAGTCCATTGTTTTCATACGTTTCACTCGTTTCAGAAATTCCAGAAGTTCATTCTTTGTATGTTTAGCCTTCaacttgaaagttgaaacatgGAGTTACCTTGCTGTTCTAATAAGTCGAACTACTTTGCTGCTCTCTTGACCTGCATCAAAATTGTATTACTTTGCAGTCTTACCATTCCTGCACAATTGATAATTCCATGAACTACTTTGCTGTTCATGTGATCTGGCATCAGAATTAGTTGGTTGTCGATGCTCATCGACAGGTGAATTTGTTTATAGCTGCAAGAGAGTGCTGCCGTGCTGGTGCCACAAATGATATACTATAGCTTGTGGTTTGCAGTTTGCCACTCTCTGCGTACAACGGTACAACCTGGTGTTACTAAAATCGTGCAGTTTGTGCATTCAAGACATTATCCATACTCTTTTTGATTTAACCATCATTTAAGTCTGCAAATGAGCTCATGAATCAACTTTCTGCCCTTTTGTCTTTGTGAAGATTCTTGATTGTATGCAATAAATGTTGATACTAAATCTTTTGGATTCTGAGATGTTCGTGTGTCTTATAATTTGCAAAAAGTCTGCACTTTTCCATCCGGAGAACAAAAATACTAAATGTTGTAGGTTTTGAGATTTCAAGTAGTGGTTGAGCAGTATCCCATTTGTGCGACACAACTTTTCTGTCCTTGGGGTGAGTTGGGTCCAAGTAGCTTTCTAGAGGGAGCTAGCTCGGGTTGTCGAGTTTGAGAAACTTTCAACAGAAAAGAATGTAGTTGTTTTCCCATATATTCACTTATAACTATGTAAATATTCTTATGTGCAGCTTAAGATTCAATGTCTTGGCATGAAGTCTAAATCAAGGTACTTGATTATTCCTGCTGTTGCTTTGGTTATATCTTATGTCTTAGGTGATCACCTACTTGGTAGTGTTAACTGTTACAACCTTTTTTGTGCTGTTGATTGaacttaatttttttctttttctccactATACGGTGGTATGAAACTATTCAATGAACTATCTCCTCGTTTCGGTGGCCATAGTCCAACTGATGATGTTATGGACAGCAAAGCTGATGATTCTAATAGCATGATCTCCAGGAATGCTCATTTTTCGTCAAGAAATCCTTTAGGTGTTGTTCATCAAGACGAAGTAGGAATTAGGGTATGATTCCCTTGCTCAAAACTCTTTTTTATTATTAATTATTAAGATTACTATGTGTAAAACCAATACATACTGCGAAATGTATTTCAGGACGCAAGCTTCACATCATCCCCTAGGGATGATTCCGATGGGGGATTGTACATAGGGAGGCAAGATACTGCTAGTTCTTTTATCGACAATATTAGTGTGGATCATGGTGATCTGGTTTTTAGATCTAATGATTCATCTTTCAGTTCTGAAACTCCAGGTCAAAACATGCTGCAGGAGAATACTGCTGAGTCATCCTTAAGTGGTCTTGCTCATTTATCGTCAGGGGCATCTGGTTCATCCAAAGATCTTCTTGACACTGCTGAAGAAACAATTGAGGAACTCCTTGCTGAGGCACAAATGTGGGAGGCTCATTCTCGCCAGTTGAAAAACGACCTAGAGACATTGCAGAAGGAATGTGATGAAAAATCTGAGAAACAGTCTGAGCTACTCCTGGAACTTTCTGCTTCACAGGCGGAACAGGAGTCGTTAAGACAGGAAATTGAAGAATTGAAATTGTCTCTTGAAGTAGCTACAGCACGACAAACTGTTGCAGGACTTGCCAAGTCTGGTGATGCAATAGATGTCCAGCATGAACTAAAAGATGAGGTGCAGTTTCTGCGAGAATCAAATGAAAACTTAACAATACAACTGAAGAAGACTCAAGATGCAAATATAGAGCTTGTTTCTATTCTTCAAGAACTGGAAGAAACAGTAGAAGCACAGAGAGCAGAAATCTCCTCTATTTCTCAAATGAGCAATGTGATTGATCCTGAGTTACCCATAAATGCATTATCAGTTCAAGAAGATGCAGAGTGGGCAAGGAAGCTGTCACTGAAAGAAGATGAAATTGTAGAATTGAAGGAGAAATTGGATCGTTTACTCAATATAGAAAATGCAGGTGGCGCTGGTTCTGATGCTATATATCTTGAACTGGAAAAGGAAAATGACTATCTGAAGGTCAAAATGGAAGAGCTTGAGAATGATTGTTCTGAATTAACAGAGGAAAATCTGGAACTTATACACAAGTTGAAAGAAGTGAGTGGGGTAGAAGGACAGGATTCCTGCATCTCTGATATTCAGGAAATGTTAAATGCTGGGGATCTTTCTGGGACATCAAAATCTAGAGTAAAATACCTACAAAGAAAATGTGCTGACCTTGAACTGAGGATGCTGAATTTTCAATCGGAGTCCAGAGAACTAGAAGAGAAGTTCCAAAAAAGCCAAGAGGAGCTAAAAGAGAGAACTCTTGAATTATCTGAACTAAGAGAGAACCTTAGCAATTCCTGTGCtacagaactggaggaatctgaATCTGAGTTGAATTTGCTGAAGGGTAGAGTTCAGCTCAAAGAAAGAGAGATTGAAGGCTTGCAGCATTCTAAACTAGAAATGGAAACCTTTATAGATAATGTTCTTCAACGGAAGATACATGAGCTTGAAAACGACAAAGTGGAACTAGAATTGCATATATCAAGGCTGGAAGATGAAAAAATAGAATTGTCAGAGTCCATTTCTGGAATGGAGGCTGAGTTGACTAATCTGACAAGTGAGTACGAGTCATGTATAGTGCAAATGGATGATTCTAGAACACTTATCATAGATCTCAAGGATAAAGTACAATGGCAGCAAGCAGAGTTGGAAGCTCAAAAGGTAGAACTGAAGCAAAAACATCTGGCATTTCAGAAAAGATTTTCAGAAGTACAGGAGGATTCAGAGACTCTAAAAAGATTGAATGCTAAATTACAAGCTAAAGTTGACAATCTTGTTGAGGAGTGCAGTTCTCTTCAAGCATTGACAGCTGATCTAAAGAAGCAAAAGTTGGAATTGCATAGCTGTGCTACACAACTAGAGCAGGAACTGGAGCACTCGAAAAGGAAGACCACAGATTTTTGCAAAACCGTGGAGTTCCTAGAGGCAAAGCTTTCTTCAATTCAGAAAGATATATCTTCAAAAGAGCAATCTTTTCTCCTGGAACTGGAGAATGTATTTCAGGAGCACAAGGAGCATGAAGAACGGATAAACCGTGCACATTCCCTTTTAAATAAGattgagaaagaaaaaataatcgAGGTAGAGAATCTTGAGAGGGAGATCATGAGCCTTACTGCACAGTTGTCTTCAACACACGAGGAGCGGGAAAGTTCCACTTTGGATACTATTCGTGAGGCCTCCATCCTTCGAGCAGACAAGGCAAAACTTGAGGCTAATCTTAATGATGTCAATGAACAGTTGAGACATCACGAATCTCAGTTGGAAGATATACGTAAGGAGTCTAAAAGCAAGATTAAATCCCTCCTTGATTCACTCAATACATCAAAACAGAATGAAGAAATGCTGAAAACAGATGCTGAGGATATGAGAAGGTTGATGGAAGCTGCTAAATCCAATGAAGAAAATTTAAGAACAACTTCAAATGAACTAGAACTGAAGTTTAAATCTAGTGATTATGAGAAACATCaaataatggaagaaaattCTGGACTAAAAATTCAAGTCCAGAAAATAGCAGGCCTCCAGGATGAACTTTTGAAACTGCAAAGTTCCCTTGATGAGTCTAAGTTTGAAAAGGGAAAACTCGAAGAGCTACTTAGGTTGTTGTCTGAAGAATGTGATGGACTAAAGGTACAAAAGGCCATGTTAACGGACAAAGTTGCACACATGCAGGATACTTCCAACAACATCGGTGACGAAAAGCAAAGTAAAACAGCCATTCAAGCAAAGCATGAGAGCAGCATAAAACAGGTGAGTCATTTAGATTTATTATCCAACAATGGGAAAGGTCTAATGCTTTCAGGTTTTTTGTTCAGTAGAGAAAATTTTTGTTCATTTCTGTTGAAACATATGGAACTTGTGTTATGCTAAATTAGATTTGAAGTGTGAAAACCGACTTGACTAGTTTCTCTTGGCCATTTCCTTACCTTTTTTAGGGGAACAATGATCTAGCTACTGACAGCGGAGGTTCTTCTCCAGTTAATGAGGAACCAGACCTGCAAACAAAGATCAAATCACTGGAAAGTAGACTTGCCGAGGTTCTGGAGGAAAATAGCATGTATAGGACACAGCTGAAGAGGTAATGCAATTCAGCACATACCTTGTCGCTTCCCCAACTTCGTACCAGAAATATACACTCTCCCCGAGATTTAATTTTCTATGTATGCATATCAAAGTCTTGATTTAGTTCCTACATTCTGTGAACGAAAAAATGTGAGGCTAATACTGTTAATCATTATTGCCCTGAAATAGTCCTTGCCATACTAATTACTAACAAGAGAGTAAAGACTGTTGTAGAGTCTGGACAAATATTTTTCTGTTCTTTGAATTGGTATAGACTATCAATCACTATTAGAGATCCAAATAAGTTTTTAGGCTATAATGATAATCAGTATTGCCAAACAGGATTGACCAACTACCAACAAGAAAGAGCATCATTCTTCAGAAACACACCAAATCTGCGAACCTGTCATGTACGGACGTACGTATACCCGGCGTAGACGCGCACGCGACGTTCGCCGGGCAGCTGAGCACGCCGGGCAAGCCTTGACGGACTCCAACTCTAGCTCTTAAAAATAGAAACATAGCAGTACTTTCTATACTTTGCTTAGGCCtttggccatatatatattcGGCTGTACTCGTGAACAAAAAGCAAGCAAGAACTATATTTTCTATCTATCTCTCTCTGTCTACTAAGCCTACGGTTGAGGGGTATAACCTCGCCGGAGAAGACGGCCGACGGCTACGAGCTCCGTAGCCGCGGTCCTGCCAGTCGAGGGCTCGACGTCCTTGACAACTTGGTATCACGGTCACGCCGGTCCTCTCCCACCCGTTCCACCCCCTCTTCCACAGCTGCCGAACTCCTCCCTAGCCATCCACCATTGCCGTCATCTTCCTCgacgtccgcgccgccgccatccaccatGGGCGATCCCTCCCTCGCTGATGTGATGGAGTTACTCAAGTCCCTCTCCACGGAAGTGACTACCCTGAAGGCCGACATGGCGGCTATTAAGGAGAAGCCGTCCTCGTCCTCAACCAGTGCCACCGGCGGCCGTCCGGACGGGTCACGCGACTCCGAGCGCCCCCCCAAGTTCCACAAATTGGATTTTCCCCGCTACGATGGCAAGTCCGATCCGCTCCTCTTCCTCAACAGGTGTGAATCATACTTTCGTCAACAGCGTACCATGGGGGAGGAACGCGTGTGGCTGGCCTCATACCATCTGGAGGATGTCGCGCAACTCTGGTACACTCAACTCCAGGAGGACGAGGGTCCGCCGCCGTGGGGGCGATTCAAGGA is a genomic window containing:
- the LOC117836011 gene encoding uncharacterized protein produces the protein MSRLSQRRASDRLGERVEFRFSNLRAVQVPVVSDRLLISIISVDTGKTIARSSKAAARNGICQWPDSILESLWFSQDEASKEFEDCQCRIAVSMGSTKSGILGEVSLNLTNYLGSVDPTAISLPLKKCNSGTVLQLKIQCLGMKSKSSPTDDVMDSKADDSNSMISRNAHFSSRNPLGVVHQDEVGIRDASFTSSPRDDSDGGLYIGRQDTASSFIDNISVDHGDLVFRSNDSSFSSETPGQNMLQENTAESSLSGLAHLSSGASGSSKDLLDTAEETIEELLAEAQMWEAHSRQLKNDLETLQKECDEKSEKQSELLLELSASQAEQESLRQEIEELKLSLEVATARQTVAGLAKSGDAIDVQHELKDEVQFLRESNENLTIQLKKTQDANIELVSILQELEETVEAQRAEISSISQMSNVIDPELPINALSVQEDAEWARKLSLKEDEIVELKEKLDRLLNIENAGGAGSDAIYLELEKENDYLKVKMEELENDCSELTEENLELIHKLKEVSGVEGQDSCISDIQEMLNAGDLSGTSKSRVKYLQRKCADLELRMLNFQSESRELEEKFQKSQEELKERTLELSELRENLSNSCATELEESESELNLLKGRVQLKEREIEGLQHSKLEMETFIDNVLQRKIHELENDKVELELHISRLEDEKIELSESISGMEAELTNLTSEYESCIVQMDDSRTLIIDLKDKVQWQQAELEAQKVELKQKHLAFQKRFSEVQEDSETLKRLNAKLQAKVDNLVEECSSLQALTADLKKQKLELHSCATQLEQELEHSKRKTTDFCKTVEFLEAKLSSIQKDISSKEQSFLLELENVFQEHKEHEERINRAHSLLNKIEKEKIIEVENLEREIMSLTAQLSSTHEERESSTLDTIREASILRADKAKLEANLNDVNEQLRHHESQLEDIRKESKSKIKSLLDSLNTSKQNEEMLKTDAEDMRRLMEAAKSNEENLRTTSNELELKFKSSDYEKHQIMEENSGLKIQVQKIAGLQDELLKLQSSLDESKFEKGKLEELLRLLSEECDGLKVQKAMLTDKVAHMQDTSNNIGDEKQSKTAIQAKHESSIKQGNNDLATDSGGSSPVNEEPDLQTKIKSLESRLAEVLEENSMYRTQLKSPMPEGQSGSKDGEENNDDKIAQLESELKDMQDRLLNVSMQYAEVEAQREELVMELKNANAKKGRWF